From Oryza sativa Japonica Group chromosome 4, ASM3414082v1, one genomic window encodes:
- the LOC107275754 gene encoding splicing factor Cactin: MAKPRPRAEEISRPSRSLSKAVRRRADAVSAKLAARGLGAFVWQKKLERDLARGILPDIVSLRDERRRCLARRREAAGVNSSAAASRRRSPPPILDASRARAAAEEEAKEAAFLLDQSRLRAEARLSTGRGASVEELKELGEEIAAYADLDRANEPFWAAAKAMCNAEIEQAATGTGTAGHGDRALHSAVFADVKSVVEGKSLDELDAMQHAIAARMATGEAKVVEHWQEVTELIRVEKAKKYLEQHYTCDAPPPPPDNDGGGEDADEEGSETLRPVALPPPPGPELRKPKYIARVRSGFEWNKYNRAHYDHDHPPPKTVKGYKFVLYYPDLAGGKPPQYTVDEDGSNSGGGETCVIRFHAGWPYEDVAFRIVNKEWD, translated from the exons ATGGCGAAGCCTCGCCCTCGCGCCGAGGAGATCTCGCGGCCGTCGAGGTCGCTGTCCaaggccgtccgccgccgcgccgacgccgtaTCCGCGAAgctggcggcgcgcggcctcgGCGCCTTCGTCTGGCAGAAGAAGCTCGAGCGCGACCTGGCCCGCGGCATCCTGCCCGATATCGTCTCGCTCCGCGACGAGCGGCGCCGGTGCCTCGCCCGCCGCAGGGAGGCCGCCGGCGTGaactcgtccgccgccgcctcgcggcggagatcgccgccgccgatcctgGACGCGTCGCGcgccagggcggcggcggaggaggaggcgaaggaGGCGGCCTTCCTCCTCGATCAGAGCAGGCTCCGCGCCGAGGCCCG TCTCTCGACGGGACGCGGCGCGTCCGTCGAGGAGCTGAAGGAGCTCGGCGAGGAGATCGCGGCGTACGCCGATCTCGACAGGGCGAACGAGCCCTTCTGGGCGGCGGCCAAGGCGATGTGCAACGCCGAGATCGAGCAGGCCGCCACCGGCACCGGCACGGCTGGCCACGGCGACAGGGCCTTGCACTCCGCGGTCTTCGCCGACGTGAAGAGCGTCGTCGAGGGCAAGAGCCTCGACGAGCTCGACGCGATGCAgcacgccatcgccgcgcgcatGGCCACCGGCGAGGCGAAGGTCGTCGAGCACTGGCAGGAAGTGACGGAGCTCATCCGTGTGGAGAAAGCCAAGAAGTACCTAGAACAGCACTACACCTGCGacgcgcccccgcccccgcccgacaacgacggcggcggcgaggacgccgacgaggaagGCTCGGAAACTCTGCGCCCGGtggccttgccgccgccgccgggaccgGAGCTGAGGAAGCCCAAGTACATCGCGCGGGTGCGATCAGGTTTCGAGTGGAACAAGTACAACCGCGCGCATTACGACCACGACCACCCACCGCCCAAGACCGTCAAGGGCTACAAGTTCGTGCTCTACTAccccgacctcgccggcgggaAGCCGCCACAGTACaccgtcgacgaggacggcagcaacagcggcggcggcgagacctgCGTCATCAGGTTCCACGCGGGCTGGCCCTACGAGGACGTGGCGTTCAGGATCGTGAACAAGGAGTGGGATTGA
- the LOC4336637 gene encoding acyl-CoA hydrolase 2 isoform X1, with amino-acid sequence MDREEGKAAQSPPNLGALLANPRGGCHWCAVTEFLGQVPLLQCLPSSSIRRIADAVLVKRYEPGGYVAREGDPVDGLYIILDGQAEVSAPANTEEENRPDYVLNKYDYFGYGTNSSVHQVNVIAVSKLTCFVLPNQYGHLLQPKTIWSAEETPENHSLLEQILHLEPLEVDIFRGFTLPGAPTFRQVFGGQLIGQALAAASKTVDCLKAVHSLHAIFLIAGDKNLPIIYQVHRARDGTSFATRKVEAKQKGLVIFTLIASFQKDELGFEHQAAIMPDVPPPEELLNLEEIRERRLTDPRFPMQYRNSAAKKKFVPWPIEMRFCEDSASQHKPSLNYWFRARGKLSDDPALHRCVVAYASDLLYSGVSLNPHREKGLKTYSLSLDHSIWFHKPVKADDWLLYVIDSPSAHGGRGFVTGRMFNRQGELVMSLTQEALIRRAKTPGQPSQTPRPKL; translated from the exons atggATCGGGAAGAAGGTAAAGCAGCGCAGAGCCCGCCGAATTTAGGAGCGCTCCTGGCTAATCCGAGGGGTGGTTGCCATTGGTGTGCAGTGACGGAGTTCCTCGGCCAGGTGCCCCTCCTGCAGTGCCTCCCCAGCTCCTCCATCCGCAGGATCGCCGACGCCGTCCTGGTGAAGCGCTACG AACCTGGTGGTTACGTTGCTCGTGAAGGTGACCCTGTAGATGGCCTTTACATCATATTGGATGGGCAG GCTGAGGTTTCAGCTCCTGCAAACACAGAAGAAGAAAACCGCCCTGACTATGTGTTAAATAAGTATGACTACTTTGGTTATG GAACCAATAGTTCTGTGCATCAAGTAAATGTTATTGCAGTATCAAAG CTGACCTGCTTCGTATTGCCAAATCAATATGGACACTTGTTGCAACCAAAGACCATTTGGAGTGCAGAAGAGACACCTGAGAACCATTCTTTGCTAGAACAAATTTTGCACTTAGAGCCATTGGAG GTCGATATCTTCCGTGGGTTTACTTTGCCAGGAGCTCCGACTTTTAGGCAAGTTTTTGGAGGACAGTTGATAGGACAG GCACTAGCAGCAGCATCCAAGACCGTTGACTGCCTAAAAGCGGTGCACAGTTTGCACGCAATTTTCCTTATCGCAGGAGACAAGAATT TGCCAATAATATATCAGGTTCATCGGGCGCGCGATGGAACAAGCTTTGCCACCAGAAAAGTGGAGGCAAAGCAAAAGGGCCTTGTCATTTTCACCTTGATTGCTTCATTCCAG AAAGACGAATTAGGGTTTGAGCATCAAGCTGCAATCATGCCTGATGTTCCTCCTCCAGAAgag CTCCTGAATCTGGAAGAGATACGGGAAAGAAGACTTACTGATCCTCGCTTCCCAAT GCAATATAGGAACTCAGCTGCCAAGAAAAAGTTCGTACCTTGGCCCATAGAAATGAGGTTTTGTGAAGATTCAGCATCTCAACATAAACCAAG CTTAAATTATTGGTTTAGAGCCAGAGGAAAACTTTCTGATGATCCAGCACTGCATAG GTGTGTTGTAGCATATGCTTCGGATCTACTATATTCTGGTGTCAGCCTAAATCCTCATAGGGAGAAGGGTCTGAAGACATACTCACTCAGTCTTGATCACTC GATTTGGTTCCACAAGCCTGTGAAAGCTGATGATTGGCTTTTATATGTG ATCGACAGCCCATCTGCACACGGTGGGCGGGGTTTTGTTACAGGGCGAATGTTCAACCGACAAGGAGAG CTCGTCATGTCGTTGACCCAAGAGGCGCTGATTAGGAGGGCGAAGACGCCAGGACAACCGTCACAAACCCCAAGGCCAAAGCTTTGA
- the LOC4336637 gene encoding acyl-CoA hydrolase 2 isoform X2, whose protein sequence is MDREEVTEFLGQVPLLQCLPSSSIRRIADAVLVKRYEPGGYVAREGDPVDGLYIILDGQAEVSAPANTEEENRPDYVLNKYDYFGYGTNSSVHQVNVIAVSKLTCFVLPNQYGHLLQPKTIWSAEETPENHSLLEQILHLEPLEVDIFRGFTLPGAPTFRQVFGGQLIGQALAAASKTVDCLKAVHSLHAIFLIAGDKNLPIIYQVHRARDGTSFATRKVEAKQKGLVIFTLIASFQKDELGFEHQAAIMPDVPPPEELLNLEEIRERRLTDPRFPMQYRNSAAKKKFVPWPIEMRFCEDSASQHKPSLNYWFRARGKLSDDPALHRCVVAYASDLLYSGVSLNPHREKGLKTYSLSLDHSIWFHKPVKADDWLLYVIDSPSAHGGRGFVTGRMFNRQGELVMSLTQEALIRRAKTPGQPSQTPRPKL, encoded by the exons atggATCGGGAAGAAG TGACGGAGTTCCTCGGCCAGGTGCCCCTCCTGCAGTGCCTCCCCAGCTCCTCCATCCGCAGGATCGCCGACGCCGTCCTGGTGAAGCGCTACG AACCTGGTGGTTACGTTGCTCGTGAAGGTGACCCTGTAGATGGCCTTTACATCATATTGGATGGGCAG GCTGAGGTTTCAGCTCCTGCAAACACAGAAGAAGAAAACCGCCCTGACTATGTGTTAAATAAGTATGACTACTTTGGTTATG GAACCAATAGTTCTGTGCATCAAGTAAATGTTATTGCAGTATCAAAG CTGACCTGCTTCGTATTGCCAAATCAATATGGACACTTGTTGCAACCAAAGACCATTTGGAGTGCAGAAGAGACACCTGAGAACCATTCTTTGCTAGAACAAATTTTGCACTTAGAGCCATTGGAG GTCGATATCTTCCGTGGGTTTACTTTGCCAGGAGCTCCGACTTTTAGGCAAGTTTTTGGAGGACAGTTGATAGGACAG GCACTAGCAGCAGCATCCAAGACCGTTGACTGCCTAAAAGCGGTGCACAGTTTGCACGCAATTTTCCTTATCGCAGGAGACAAGAATT TGCCAATAATATATCAGGTTCATCGGGCGCGCGATGGAACAAGCTTTGCCACCAGAAAAGTGGAGGCAAAGCAAAAGGGCCTTGTCATTTTCACCTTGATTGCTTCATTCCAG AAAGACGAATTAGGGTTTGAGCATCAAGCTGCAATCATGCCTGATGTTCCTCCTCCAGAAgag CTCCTGAATCTGGAAGAGATACGGGAAAGAAGACTTACTGATCCTCGCTTCCCAAT GCAATATAGGAACTCAGCTGCCAAGAAAAAGTTCGTACCTTGGCCCATAGAAATGAGGTTTTGTGAAGATTCAGCATCTCAACATAAACCAAG CTTAAATTATTGGTTTAGAGCCAGAGGAAAACTTTCTGATGATCCAGCACTGCATAG GTGTGTTGTAGCATATGCTTCGGATCTACTATATTCTGGTGTCAGCCTAAATCCTCATAGGGAGAAGGGTCTGAAGACATACTCACTCAGTCTTGATCACTC GATTTGGTTCCACAAGCCTGTGAAAGCTGATGATTGGCTTTTATATGTG ATCGACAGCCCATCTGCACACGGTGGGCGGGGTTTTGTTACAGGGCGAATGTTCAACCGACAAGGAGAG CTCGTCATGTCGTTGACCCAAGAGGCGCTGATTAGGAGGGCGAAGACGCCAGGACAACCGTCACAAACCCCAAGGCCAAAGCTTTGA
- the LOC4336638 gene encoding uncharacterized protein, whose protein sequence is MAGASLTPSRTGAQSSHRKRKVPAAAAAAPAREDEAAEEEDMEELEREVDRLGRRLLQHRREDAARLLNAAASRLTALRPRLLEVTTASQHIAGTPVAKVDQEKKEKLRIVKAKSEANIGAMPMVLKRIGESIAKIEKLEHLNVNIHPVFKTKR, encoded by the exons ATGGCGGGCGCCTCGCTCACCCCAAGCCGAACTGGAGCCCAGAGCAGCCACCGGAAGCGCAAGGTCcccgcggccgctgccgccgccccggcCCGGGAGGACGAGGCGGCTGAGGAGGAGGACATGGAGGAGCTGGAGCGGGAGGTGGACCGTctgggccgccgcctcctccagcacCGCCGCGAAgacgccgcccgcctcctcaacgccgccgcctcccgcctcaccgccctccgcccccgcctcctCG AAGTTACAACTGCATCGCAGCATATTGCTGGAACACCAGTTGCGAAAGTTGACCAAGAGAAGAAGGAAAAACTAAGGATCGTCAAGGCCAAAAGTGAGGCGAATATTGGGGCTATGCCCATGGTGTTGAAGAGAATCGGTGAATCTATCGCAAAGATCGAGAAGCTTGAGCATTTGAATGTGAATATCCATCCCGTTTTCAAAACTAAACGGTAG
- the LOC4336640 gene encoding uncharacterized protein, with protein MWASPGRLPATMAEEGGDDGEADVDASSYGRRTTTARGGGAAAMASSCWGRLGLAALWHRLRQLSVARRRRRHGGGGGGRSILGAGGLNYDPLSYAQNFDDGCLEPDFTVTARFAPPRSAGSPRLPPAAPAAASA; from the coding sequence ATGTGGGCATCGCCGGGGAGGctgccggcgacgatggcggaggagggaggggacgaCGGGGAGGCGGACGTGGACGCGTCGTCGTACGggcgacggacgacgacggcgcgcggcgggggagcggcggcgatggcgtcgtcGTGCTGGGGCCGGCTCGGGCTCGCGGCGCTGTGGCACAGGCTGCGTCAGCTCAgcgtggcgcggcggaggcggcggcacggcggaggcggcggcggccgctccaTCCTCGGCGCCGGGGGGCTCAACTACGACCCGCTCAGCTACGCGCAGAACTTCGACGACGGCTGCCTCGAGCCGGACTTCACGGTCACCGCCAGGTTCGCGCCACCGCGCAGCGCCGGCTCGCCGAGGCTCCCGCccgcagcgccggcggcggcctcggcatGA
- the LOC4336641 gene encoding subtilisin-like protease: MDNRNHGRCSLPRLAVGAAVLLLAVSLAATPAASHAGHDDTGLHSNYLVIVRKPYAYDTNLYKNVSSWHASLVASVCDMAKEALERDPSSVSRLIYSYRNVVNGFAARLTPEEVEEMSKNDWFIRADPEKTYQLQTTHTPQLLGLMGGARRGGVWNTSNMGEGIIIGILDDGIYAGHPSFDGAGMKPPPAKWSGRCDFNKTVCNNKLIGARSYFESAKWKWKGLRDPVLPINEGQHGTHTSSTAAGSFVPGANVSGYAVGTAGGMAPRAHIAFYQVCYVEKGCDRDDILAAVDDALEDGVDILSLSLGDEQAGDFSDDPVSLGGYSAAMHGVLVSAAGGNTGPGPSTVVNEAPWVITVGAGTTDRRFVATVKLGSGVSLDGESLSEPKDFGAEMRPLVHDVGDGMCTTESVLRAMNVTGKIIICDAGGDVSVAKAKLVLRSGAAGMIVIAPQVYGSVIVPRPHVLPTVQMPFMIGQKIKAYIRSTPSPTANFIFKGTVFKAKSPVAAPFSSRGPNRRSRGILKPDIIGPGVNILAGVPKIEDLALGAEEVMPKFDIKSGTSMAAPHISGVAALIKNAHPTWSPAAIKSAMMTTADYTDNLRKPITDVDGAPATYYAIGAGYVNARKAIDPGLVYNLSSLDYIPYLCGLGYKDQKVNSIIHPGPAVECAKMPKVDQKDLNYPSITAVLDMEPYEVSINRSATNVGAATSTYAVEVDVPATLAVEVNPAKLEFRALNEVLNYTVTVKTASGKAPASTIEGQLKWVSGKKYVVRSPILVCAGTGGKSAASMGAAPA; this comes from the coding sequence ATGGACAATCGTAACCATGGGCGGTGCTCGTTGCCGCGGCTCGCCGttggcgccgccgtcctcctcctcgccgtctccctagcggccacgccggcggcgagccatgCCGGGCACGATGACACCGGCTTGCACAGCAACTACCTCGTCATCGTGCGCAAGCCGTACGCGTACGACACGAACCTGTACAAGAACGTGTCGAGCTGGCACGCGTCGCTGGTGGCGTCGGTGTGCGACATGGCGAAGGAGGCGCTGGAGAGGGACCCCTCCTCCGTGTCCCGGCTCATCTACTCCTACCGCAACGTCGTCAATGGCTTCGCCGCCCGCCTGAcgccggaggaggtggaggagatgtCCAAGAACGACTGGTTCATCCGCGCCGACCCGGAGAAGACGTACCAGCTCCAGACCACCCACACGCCGCAGCTGCTCGGCCTCATGGgcggcgcccgccgcggcggcgtgtgGAACACCAGCAACATGGGCGAGGGCATCATCATCGGGATCCTCGACGACGGCATCTACGCCGGGCACCCGTCGTTCGACGGGGCGGGCatgaagccgccgccggccaagTGGAGCGGCCGGTGCGACTTCAACAAGACGGTGTGCAACAACAAGCTCATCGGAGCGCGCTCCTACTTCGAGTCGGCGAAGTGGAAGTGGAAAGGGCTGCGCGACCCGGTCCTGCCGATCAACGAGGGGCAGCACGGGACGCACACGTCCAGCACGGCGGCCGGCTCGTTCGTGCCCGGCGCCAACGTCTCCGGCTACGCGGTCGGCACGGCGGGCGGCATGGCCCCCCGCGCGCACATCGCCTTCTACCAGGTGTGCTACGTGGAGAAGGGCTGCGACCGCGACGACATactggcggcggtggacgacgccctcgaggacggcgtcgacaTCCTGTCGCTGTCGCTCGGCGACGAGCAGGCCGGCGACTTCTCCGACGACCCGGTCTCGCTCGGAGGCTACAGCGCTGCCATGCATGGCGTGCTGGTcagcgcggccggcggcaacaCCGGCCCGGGACCGAGCACCGTCGTCAACGAGGCGCCGTGGGTTATCACCGTGGGGGCAGGCACCACCGACCGGCGGTTCGTCGCCACCGTGAAGCTTGGAAGCGGGGTTAGCCTCGACGGCGAGTCGCTCAGCGAGCCCAAGGACTTCGGAGCCGAGATGCGGCCGCTGGTGCACGACGTGGGCGACGGCATGTGCACCACCGAGAGCGTACTGAGGGCGATGAATGTCACCGGTAAGATCATCATCTGCGATGCTGGTGGCGACGTGAGCGTCGCGAAGGCCAAGTTGGTGCtccgctccggcgccgccggcatGATCGTCATCGCCCCTCAGGTGTACGGTTCGGTGATCGTCCCGAGGCCGCACGTCCTCCCGACGGTGCAGATGCCATTCATGATAGGGCAGAAGATCAAGGCTTACATCCGGAGCACGCCGAGCCCGACGGCGAACTTCATCTTCAAAGGGACAGTGTTCAAAGCGAAgtcgccggtggccgcgccCTTCTCGTCGCGGGGGCCGAACAGGCGGAGCAGGGGGATCCTCAAGCCCGACATCATAGGCCCCGGAGTGAacatcctcgccggcgtccccAAGATCGAGGACTTGGCGCTCGGGGCCGAGGAAGTGATGCCCAAGTTTGACATCAAGTCCGGCACCTCCATGGCCGCGCCGCACATCAGCGGGGTCGCCGCGCTGATCAAGAACGCGCACCCGACGTGGTCGCCGGCCGCCATCAAGTCGGCCATGATGACGACGGCCGATTACACCGACAACCTCCGGAAGCCGATAACCGACGTGGACGGCGCGCCGGCGACCTACTACGCCATCGGCGCCGGCTACGTGAACGCGCGGAAAGCCATCGACCCGGGGCTCGTGTACAACCTGTCGTCGCTGGACTACATCCCCTACCTCTGCGGGCTCGGGTACAAGGACCAGAAGGTGAACTCGATCATCCACCCGGGGCCGGCGGTGGAGTGCGCCAAGATGCCCAAGGTCGATCAGAAGGATCTCAACTACCCGTCCATCACGGCCGTCCTGGACATGGAGCCGTACGAGGTGAGCATCAACCGGTCGGCGACGAACGTCGGGGCGGCCACCTCGACGTACGCCGTGGAGGTGGACGTGCCGGCGACGCTGGCGGTGGAGGTGAACCCGGCGAAGCTGGAGTTCAGGGCGCTGAACGAGGTGCTGAACTACACGGTCACCGTCAAGACGGCCTCCGGCAAGGCGCCGGCCAGCACGATCGAGGGGCAGCTGAAGTGGGTGTCGGGGAAAAAGTACGTGGTGCGCAGCCCGATCCTCGTCTGTGCCGGCACCGGCGGCAAGAGCGCCGCCTCCATGGGGGCTGCACCGGCGTAG
- the LOC4336642 gene encoding subtilisin-like protease 4 → MDGFKLSLLSFLPFVFVLAIAVEATGDEIGTFIVHVQPQESHVAATADDRKEWYKTFLPEDGRLVHAYHHVASGFAARLTRQELDAVSAMPGFVSAVPDQTHTLQTTHTPQFLGLSAPPPPQGKRWSSSSHGGSGAGAGVIVGVIDTGVFPDHPSFSDAGMPPPPAKWKGHCDFNGGSVCNNKLIGARTFIANATNSSSSYGERLPPVDDVGHGTHTASTAAGAAVPGAHVLGQGLGVAAGIAPHAHVAVYKVCPNESCAISDILAGVDAAIADGCDVISISIGGPSVPFHENPVAVGTFGAMEKGVFVSMAAGNAGPNVSSVINDAPWMLTVAASTMDRSIRTTVRLGNGLYFDGESLYQPNDSPSTFYPLVYAGASGKPSAEFCGNGSLDGFDVRGKIVVCEFGGGPNITRIIKGAVVQSAGGAGMILPNHFPEGYTTLAEAHVLPASHVDYVAGLAIKAYINSTANPVAQILPRGTVLGTTPAPAMAFFSSRGPSVQNPGILKPDITGPGVNVLAAWPFQVGPSSAQVFPGPTFNIISGTSMSTPHLSGVAAFIKSRHPHWSPAAIKSAIMTTADITDRSGNQILDEQRAPANFFATGAGHVNPERAADPGLVYDIAPCDYVGYLCGLYTSQEVSVIARRPVNCSAVAAIPEHQLNYPSISVRFPRAWNSSEPVLVRRTAKNVGEVPSEYYAAVDMLDTTVTVRVFPRTLRFTGVNQEKDFTVVVWPGQGGARVVQGAVRWVSETHTVRSPVSVTFA, encoded by the coding sequence ATGGATGGCTTCAAGCTCTCCTTGCTCTCCTTTCTTCCGTTCGTTTTCGTCCTCGCGATCGCCGTTGAAGCGACCGGCGATGAGATCGGCACGTTCATCGTGCACGTGCAGCCGCAGGAAAGCCAcgtggccgccaccgccgatgaCCGGAAGGAGTGGTACAAGACGTTCCTGCCGGAGGACGGCCGGCTGGTCCACGCGTACCACCACGTCGCGAGCGGGTTCGCGGCCAGGCTGACGCGGCAGGAGCTCGACGCCGTGTCCGCCATGCCCGGGTTCGTGAGCGCGGTGCCGGACCAGACGCACACGCTGCAGACGACGCACACGCCGCAGTTCCTCGGGCTgagtgctccgccgccgccgcaggggaagcggtggtcgtcgtcgtcccacgGCGGCTCGGGAGCTGGCGCTGGCGTCATCGTCGGCGTGATCGACACCGGCGTGTTCCCGGACCACCCCTCCTTCAGCGACGCCggaatgccgccgccgccggccaagtGGAAGGGGCACTGCGACTTCAACGGCGGATCGGTCTGCAACAACAAGCTCATCGGCGCGCGCACCTTCATCGCCAACGCCACGAACAGCTCTTCCTCCTACGGTGAACGGTTGCCACCGGTTGACGACGTCGGGCACGGCACCCAcacggcgagcacggcggcgggagCCGCTGTGCCAGGCGCTCACGTGCTTGGTCAGGGACTCGGTGTCGCGGCGGGGATAGCGCCCCACGCGCACGTCGCTGTCTACAAGGTGTGCCCCAACGAGAGCTGCGCCATCTCCGACATACTGGCCGGCGTCGACGCCGCGATCGCCGACGGCTGCGACGTCATCTCTATATCAATCGGCGGCCCGTCCGTACCGTTCCACGAAAACCCCGTCGCCGTCGGGACGTTCGGAGCCATGGAGAAGGGCGTGTTTGTCAGCATGGCTGCCGGCAACGCTGGCCCAAACGTGAGCTCCGTGATCAACGACGCGCCGTGGATGCTCACCGTCGCCGCGAGCACCATGGACCGGTCGATACGCACGACGGTGCGCTTAGGGAACGGGCTCTACTTCGACGGCGAGTCGCTGTACCAGCCGAACGACTCGCCGAGCACCTTCTACCCACTGGTCTACGCCGGCGCGAGCGGGAAGCCGTCCGCCGAGTTCTGCGGCAACGGCTCGCTCGACGGCTTCGACGTCAGGGGCAAGATCGTCGTCTGCGAGTTCGGTGGTGGTCCTAACATCACGAGGATCATCAAAGGCGCGGTGGTGCagagcgccggcggcgccggcatgaTACTTCCCAATCACTTCCCCGAAGGCTACACTACGTTGGCCGAGGCGCACGTCCTCCCGGCGTCGCATGTTGACTACGTCGCCGGCTTAGCCATCAAGGCGTACATCAACAGCACGGCGAACCCGGTGGCGCAGATCCTCCCCAGGGGCACGGTACTCGGCACGACGCCTGCTCCGGCGATGGCTTTCTTCTCCTCCCGTGGGCCTAGCGTTCAGAACCCCGGTATCCTGAAGCCCGACATCACGGGCCCCGGCGTGAACGTGCTCGCCGCATGGCCGTTCCAGGTTGGGCCATCGTCGGCGCAGGTTTTCCCTGGACCGACCTTCAACATCATCTCCGGGACATCCATGTCGACGCCGCACCTCAGCGGCGTCGCGGCGTTCATCAAGAGCAGGCACCCGCactggtcgccggcggcgatcaaGTCGGCCATCATGACCACCGCCGACATCACCGACCGCTCCGGGAACCAGATACTCGACGAGCAGCGAGCGCCGGCCAACTTCTTCGCCACCGGCGCCGGTCACGTCAACCCGGAGAGGGCCGCCGACCCTGGCCTGGTCTACGACATTGCTCCTTGCGACTACGTCGGCTACCTCTGCGGCCTGTACACGAGCCAGGAGGTCTCGGTGATCGCGCGCCGGCCGGTGAACTGCTCCGCCGTCGCGGCGATCCCGGAGCACCAGCTGAACTACCCGTCGATCTCGGTCAGGTTCCCGCGGGCGTGGAACTCGTCGGAGCCGGTGCTCGTGAGGCGCACGGCGAAGAACGTCGGGGAGGTGCCATCGGAGTACTACGCGGCGGTCGACATGCTGGACACAACCGTGACCGTCCGCGTGTTCCCGAGGACATTGCGGTTCACCGGAGTGAACCAGGAGAAGGATTTCACGGTGGTCGTGTGGCCGGGGCAGGGCGGCGCAAGGGTGGTGCAGGGCGCAGTGCGGTGGGTTTCGGAGACGCACACCGTACGGAGCCCGGTCTCTGTCACCTTCGCCTGA